One bacterium genomic region harbors:
- a CDS encoding class I SAM-dependent methyltransferase has translation MSVLNDAALCLMVSIGHRTGLFEGMSKSGGGTSQEIAAQSGLNERYVREWLGAMVTGGIIEADPETKTFQLPPEHSAFLTPAAGADNLAVFAQYIPLLGNVEDDILECFKNGGGVPYEKYPRFHSVMAEDSGQSVLSSLESHILPLVPGLRDRLLAGVRFLDVGCGRGKVINRLAALFPSSQFTGMDLSVEATTYAREEAENAGLKNTEFIARDLSDFDQTAEPESYDVVTTFDAVHDQSRPFNVLKGIHRTLKPDGTYVMQDIRASSEIHKNIGHPIGTFLYTVSCLHCMTVSLAQGGEGLGAMWGEEKTREYVTRAGFRSVETHQLAHDIQNNWYIIRK, from the coding sequence ATGTCAGTTTTAAATGATGCCGCGCTGTGTTTAATGGTTTCCATCGGCCATCGAACCGGTCTCTTTGAGGGGATGAGTAAAAGTGGTGGTGGGACATCCCAGGAAATCGCCGCGCAATCGGGCTTGAACGAGCGTTACGTTCGAGAGTGGCTCGGTGCGATGGTTACCGGTGGAATTATCGAAGCGGATCCGGAAACAAAAACATTTCAACTGCCGCCTGAGCACAGCGCTTTCCTGACTCCCGCTGCGGGAGCCGATAATCTTGCAGTTTTCGCGCAATACATTCCTTTACTGGGAAACGTTGAAGATGACATTTTGGAATGTTTTAAGAATGGTGGTGGCGTGCCGTACGAGAAATATCCTCGATTCCACTCGGTGATGGCTGAAGATAGCGGGCAATCGGTTCTTTCTTCTCTGGAGTCGCATATTTTGCCCCTGGTTCCCGGATTGCGTGACAGACTTCTCGCAGGAGTGCGATTTTTGGATGTCGGTTGCGGGCGTGGAAAAGTCATTAACCGCCTTGCCGCACTTTTTCCATCCAGCCAATTTACGGGAATGGATCTTTCTGTAGAAGCAACAACGTACGCGCGTGAAGAAGCTGAGAACGCAGGTTTGAAAAACACGGAGTTCATCGCGCGCGATCTCAGCGATTTTGATCAAACGGCGGAACCGGAATCCTACGATGTGGTTACCACGTTCGATGCGGTGCATGATCAATCGCGCCCGTTCAATGTTTTGAAAGGAATCCACAGAACACTTAAACCGGATGGCACTTATGTGATGCAAGACATTCGGGCGTCCAGCGAAATTCACAAAAATATAGGACACCCGATCGGAACCTTTTTGTATACCGTATCCTGTTTGCATTGCATGACTGTTTCGCTTGCTCAGGGCGGCGAAGGTCTTGGCGCGATGTGGGGTGAGG